The genomic region tccgccatgtgttgctcacccacccctaaactcctataaatagaagccttccttagacatttaggaggacacacAGACGGAGACGGACAGGAcagagaaaatgaagaagatatcttgagttcagaaatccagaaacTCTGCCGAAATCAAACTCCAAagccttcaagaatttcaagaacttcaacctcaaatacagacaacattcaaAGCAAAATCATCTAAACTACTcatccagatctcaaagttcactggaatcaagcttaaaagcctccagaaacctcaacaaaccataaatcaacgaagctctacggaatcaagcctctaaagcaccaaagaatttccaccacaaactttcaaacacgaagaacacacgaagaacacgaagaacaaagaatttctaacaagctcatagccagagattcattgtaattccgtttcaaagatttTCGATCTATTCCTCagctaaattgaagaatatcttatgttcaaatcaaaatcacattaccacaattctaatcaataaatctttcaaggagatcgaatcagaggatcactcttttgtaattacagagaattgtaccacatattcatcaatacaaattcgtatttgtgaaactattttacttgtttgatttatttcgaactaagaaatctAGTCGTCTACAGTAGCATTTAAACCTGATCTGAAGGCAATTCTCTTAAAACCCTTCCCACAGTCAAGGCCAATGAAGATAGAACCCAActgaaacatacaaaattatgCCCAACTAAGCCACAGTTGAAACAGGGCAAAACAACATTGGCTTTTGGAGTTTAGAACAAGCAAACCAGACTCATGATATCATGTTCATGAgtttaacccaaaaacttaacatGATGTCTTGAATTTTTTACTTcttaaaaatttcacaacaggcaatttgaatttttttttttacttttttttttaattttttttattttgtaagttGAACATGGATTTTAAATTATGAACTTATTGCTTCATTTCACAATTGGATTATCACCTtatgaaaattttcacaaaaaaacaGATTACAGACATATCACAAACCAGTAGCCTGTGGCTACAACTAAACTAAGATACTTCTATTgataaaaatgtatataaaaaattaattctccacaaaccacataGAACTCTATTCTGCACCCTTGCTCTTATATTGTGCCTTATTCTGCAACCAATTTTGTATATTGATGCTGACCAACCAGCTCCCACGGCTTGGATTTAGATGAATGTCCAGAGTTTACAGATCCTCAATGCATTAAATCCTCCCACTTTATCAACTGCCAATTCACTAAACAATATCTAAGCACGAGCCTCCATATCCTTCTAGTGGTGGAACATTTGAAATCAAATGATGTCTACTTTCTGGCGCATTCCTAGAAAATAAGCACAACATATCACCCACATAACCTAGTTTGATTAGCATGTCACAAGTACTCAATCATGTTTAGCATTGCACATAAAACCATGCTTAGGAGTCGAAACAGGAAACTGCACAAGCCTCAACCTATCCACATCATCATGCTTGTATCTAATCGATTCCCAACCCAAGTTGGCTTACAAATTGACTAGTTCAAATTAGCCTTAAGAATGAGAGGTAGTGTAAATTATATTTTGGAAATGACAGTGACCAACTTTGTAGCATATCTGTAATTTTCAAGCAATAGAAGCTTTAATAGTTTTGTAGAGATTGAAAATTCCCGACCGATTTATTTCAAACTCGAAATTTAGTAGTCTACTAATTCTATTGAAATGTTACTTACCTTTGGCTCACTCCCTTTGATAGTCATTTCTTTTGTTCACCTCtcttgcacacacacacacactctctctctctctctctctctctctctctctctctctctctctctctctctctctctctctttggtttAACGTACGATTTTATATTTGTCTATTAAATTTGGAATTGGAAACTGTTCTCAAATTTGCTTAAAGTTCATAATCAATTTATAATTCTATAACTAAAGGTCCTAATAAATTGCACAGGCTAGAAAGGAGGTAGTGCATATTTTATAGATAGCTAGGCTAGAAGAAGGGTGAAATCATACCAACACCAACACATTGGATCCCATTctcaaaaactaataataataataataatacactGGATCCCATTctcaaaaactaataataataataataataataataataatttaaaactaaacaaaaaaaattggatcCCATAACTACTTTATAAAAAGGGAACTTGTTGATCAAGGGTAAGGGTTATTATCCTTGTCCAACATAAAGTCATTTTCATTAGAGCCTCACATCtgtttcaatgtaaaaaaataaaaataaaaataaataattataaggGTCAAGTGAAGACAAATGACTGTAATCatagaaaaaagtattttatatctaataataCCACGTCATTTGTgtcaaaatctaataaataagAGACACGTGTGCAAAAATAACTACCCACTAATACATgcttttcatttgttaatgaGATATTTTTTGTTGACAAGTCTCacatttattggattttgatattgctgacatggtatcatttgataccaaatactTTCTCATAGTTATGGATGGGCAAGTCATGCTTGACTTGTAAgccattttgtaaaaaaatatttgatgaagtgaataaaataaattcttatCTTCCACATTCCAGCATGGAAATGGCTTCTCAAATGAAAAGACTATAATGCTTTCATATTATTGTGAAGAATTGCTTTTAATCACGGTTCTTGTCATATATGGCTTTTGTATTATGCAATTGAGGGGAAAATGGCATTTGTccataatatacaaattatacaataaaacgtccatgttttgaaactatttagtaaACTGTTACTAtttttggaactcgatttcaatgcatattttgccacttaaattattttgaggataaaactcaattttaaggATATCGAGTTTTACACAAAcctaaattttgttaaaatcgaaTTTAAAAAACAGGGGCATTTTGCTACATAATTTGTAAATTATGGACAAATGCCCATTTTCCCCTTTCAGTTGAATCACATTGGTATGTGGAAATTTAAGGCATGAAAGTTGGAACTATTGGCTTTTCAGTCCTCCGGGAACCGCCAAAATGATTTGAAGAATGTTTCCCAAATGCTCAATACAACTTGTTCAGTATATCACTAACTTCATCACGAGAAAAACGACAATGTACGTGGAAGTAATGTTTCATAAGAAAATATAGTGATATCCAAGCAACGTTGTTGACCATTTCTTTTTTACAATCTATAACAATATATGAGCAATGTTGCAtacacaaaatattttgaaacaatTGAGTTGGCAAGCTTTTACTGTTTCTCATTTGATAACATTACTaacgtcattttttttttttttttacctattacTAACAATCTATcacatcaacaattttgaaatatttttgtctATATATACTTTCTCGAAGTGTTTATGCCTTTCAAGAATCTAAGATCAAAAACTACAACCGAATAAATTTGTTACCTTGAAATTGGTTTCCCGAGTTGTGAGGCCCTGAAAGTGGAACTAGTTTGTCTGAATTAGTGAATTCCTATAAAACGGAACATAGATATCTATGGTCAgtacttaatttattttctcaccTGCCATTCACCTGTTGACTAAGACAATATTGTTTATGTTCATTATCTGcacacatttatttatttatttatttttatactgaTGTCAACATTTATAAAGATAAAAGTCCAGAAATACAAACAGGAAGATCATTGGAAAACTGCTGGGATGGATAGGCATCTTAATAGTTAGTGGCAAGAGAAGCCAAGCTATAGACATTTATCTAATACGTTGTGATTATCCATTGAAAGTGGAATTACTTTGTTTCTACCAATCTTTTCAACAGCACAATTTTCTACTTTAGTATTCAAATGGAAGAGATTCATTTACAAGAGGCAAGAAAATACATTCCAAAAAAAGTTAACACATCCAATAAATTCCCATACAGTGGCTCAgaataatttacaaaaactttatttcattttctaattATCCTGTATCCTTGTCGTTGTTGCCAAAGGGTCCACCCCTGCAATAATTGTATGTGGGGCTAGAACTGGTGTTTTTCTACAAACTGGACATGTTGGATGTAACCTTATCCAGGGGTCGATGCAATTCTGATGAAAGAGATGAGAACAGTGAGGTAACAATCGAAGCATGTCAGTTTCTTTATAATCCACCAAGCATATGGAGCAACAAGGAGCTGGTGAGGTACCCTTTATTTGTGAGTACACGAGCTTTGGATAGCTGTTGAGAGTGGCTTCATCGAGACCTTGTTCAAGAATTGTTATGGAATTCAGATCACTGGTTCGTAGAGAAGTGTTTGGGATTGGATGAGGTAACTGGTTGTGTGATAAACGCATCCGGGTGCAGGCGAAAGTGATGAGTATAATCAGAAGGAAAACACCAATAGAGAATATGATTCCATAGGCGAAACCACTAATACCATCCGTACTTCCACTAGATGGTGGAAAATTGCTGGTGCTCATCTTTCCTTGAACAATTTAGAGGCGATTGGAATGTGGTGAAGGGGGTATGAAAGAAAACTTGTGTATATGGATAAGAAAGAAATTCTCACAGGATGGTCAACGTTTCTGTCATTTTCTAACGAGGAATCCCCCTTAACATTAACACATTAccgatttttatatatatatatatatatatatatatatatatatatatatatcctattaTTTAAGGACTTTTCCTGTTTggattctcatttttttaatttagaaatatccctacagtcctatgtttaagtagagataaaactaaaggacaatccggtaaaaatgcaactctaactcctactaaaacattgcctaaaaaataggaccactctcctattaatttttatattgatttattcacttataaattagatttttaaaataaaaattatatatgtaaaataattaaatatagttttttttttctacaaaataagaccactaaaaaaaaagtttcatcacaCAAGCAAAGCGCGTGTGATAAGGCTAgtactattatttaaagggcTTCCTATATTtagattcttcattttttagttcaaaaatacctctatactcctatgtttaagtaaagataaaactaaaggacaatttggtaaaaatacaactctaattttcactaaaatattgcctaaaaaataggacaactttcctattaattttcaaattactttatccacttataaattagattttcaaaataaaaattatatatataaaataaaaaatacaattttttttctacaaaataggaccactaaaaaaaaaagtctcatcgcacgcgctttgcgcgtgtgatgagactagtgtgtgtgcgtgtgtatatatatatatatatatatatatatatatatttgttctttGCTTAGTGTTTTCATTTTGTAAGGTTATATCAATGTAGTTTTCATATGGTGCAGCAACAACATTCACCAGAAGAAAAAGTCATTTCAAACATTCTTTCGCATATTCTTGGTGAATACTATggggctttttttattttttattttattttctctatctttatcttcttttttcttgttctttttcgTTTGAACTTAAAATCAAGAAGTGTGGATTGTGACTGTCCAATCCCAAAGATGGGGCAACTCATCACACTACAAATACACTTTTCTAAGAATTTACCATCACGAGCggaataaatgaaaattatgtcTCCcactttaccaaaaaaaaaacacaca from Castanea sativa cultivar Marrone di Chiusa Pesio chromosome 11, ASM4071231v1 harbors:
- the LOC142616453 gene encoding RING-H2 finger protein ATL70-like, translating into MSTSNFPPSSGSTDGISGFAYGIIFSIGVFLLIILITFACTRMRLSHNQLPHPIPNTSLRTSDLNSITILEQGLDEATLNSYPKLVYSQIKGTSPAPCCSICLVDYKETDMLRLLPHCSHLFHQNCIDPWIRLHPTCPVCRKTPVLAPHTIIAGVDPLATTTRIQDN